One Chryseobacterium indoltheticum DNA segment encodes these proteins:
- a CDS encoding DUF72 domain-containing protein: MKKGNLYIGCSGFYNNDWKGSLYPEDAKSKDFLVLYSKEFNAVEINSTFYRKPTAKTLQKWFDETPDDFRFFIKIPKTISHEKRLKDCKEEIAEFCLHIQNNLGKKLSGFLYQFPPSFKNTEENLDLILNNVDFKYLNVIEFRHDTWWREEIYNILSSKNIIFSGVSFPGNLPDNFILNHLELFYYRLHGKPILYKSEYSEDEIKSLSENILKSGKKGFVFFNNTWGNAAIKNAIELKKYLDK; this comes from the coding sequence ATGAAAAAAGGAAATCTCTATATCGGCTGTTCAGGATTCTACAATAACGACTGGAAAGGTTCGCTATACCCGGAAGATGCCAAAAGTAAAGACTTTTTAGTTTTATATTCGAAGGAATTTAATGCTGTTGAGATTAATTCCACATTTTACAGAAAACCAACTGCAAAAACACTCCAAAAATGGTTTGACGAAACGCCTGATGATTTTCGATTTTTTATTAAAATTCCTAAAACGATCTCTCACGAAAAACGATTGAAAGATTGCAAAGAGGAAATTGCAGAATTCTGTTTGCATATTCAAAATAACTTAGGTAAAAAGTTATCAGGATTTCTGTATCAGTTTCCGCCATCGTTTAAAAATACAGAAGAGAATCTGGATTTAATTTTAAATAATGTAGATTTTAAGTATTTAAATGTTATTGAATTCCGTCATGACACTTGGTGGCGTGAAGAAATTTACAACATTTTAAGTTCAAAAAACATCATCTTTTCCGGAGTAAGTTTTCCTGGAAACCTTCCTGACAATTTCATCCTCAATCACCTTGAATTATTCTATTACCGACTTCACGGAAAACCGATACTCTATAAATCTGAATATTCGGAAGATGAAATAAAATCTTTAAGTGAAAACATCTTAAAATCAGGAAAAAAAGGTTTTGTATTTTTTAATAATACCTGGGGAAATGCAGCGATCAAAAATGCTATTGAGCTTAAAAAATATTTAGATAAATAA
- a CDS encoding DUF4331 family protein — MKILKKSLFLLFVPVALVISTSGHHFETDLAKQYPQMDLTDLFVFESNQPNKTVFLLDTNPQSKKDSFNFSPNGIYKFHVANNKAFTEGQTFSFTFKDNKVQFYWDGNPENELSQTGTLIAQGPVNRILELNNGIKIWTGTTQDNFQGNAVGAELFKHKVLDEGVYDLSAFDVGEKGNYFGIGKSSVIVFEVPNELLSDNIFYYASTAFEEDANHWHQVNHIANVLFPHFYMGYDNKLRSKYGSQGAVEDDEIKQNVINNLTKYVTTAGIQKDPKAYVAKLTERVYPDVVPYEVGTKASYTVDKFNGRPLLDDAMNVSLGLLVGSETALDDQVSIKPERYQPNFPFTIPIDDDYLKASQKSVTINVENQIGAKKKNTQNTKTPQTPINNWIYYIVGGLFIVLLIYFFTRKKK, encoded by the coding sequence ATGAAAATTTTGAAAAAAAGTCTATTCTTATTATTTGTGCCTGTTGCTCTTGTTATTTCGACTTCGGGACATCATTTTGAAACTGATCTTGCGAAACAATATCCTCAAATGGATTTAACGGATTTATTTGTATTCGAATCGAATCAACCAAATAAAACTGTTTTCCTTTTGGATACAAATCCACAATCAAAAAAAGATAGTTTTAATTTTTCTCCCAATGGAATTTATAAATTTCATGTAGCCAATAATAAAGCTTTTACTGAAGGACAAACTTTTAGTTTTACTTTTAAGGACAATAAAGTGCAATTTTATTGGGATGGAAATCCTGAAAACGAATTAAGTCAGACCGGTACGCTTATAGCACAAGGTCCTGTAAATCGTATTTTGGAACTCAACAACGGTATTAAAATCTGGACGGGAACTACTCAAGATAATTTTCAGGGAAATGCCGTAGGAGCTGAGCTTTTCAAGCATAAAGTACTAGACGAAGGCGTATATGACTTATCTGCCTTTGATGTAGGAGAAAAAGGGAATTATTTTGGAATAGGAAAATCTTCGGTTATAGTTTTTGAGGTTCCTAATGAGCTTTTATCAGATAATATATTTTATTATGCATCCACTGCTTTTGAGGAAGATGCTAATCATTGGCATCAGGTAAATCATATTGCCAATGTATTATTTCCCCATTTTTACATGGGCTACGACAACAAATTGAGAAGTAAATACGGTTCTCAAGGAGCGGTGGAAGATGATGAAATAAAGCAAAATGTTATCAATAATCTTACTAAATATGTTACGACTGCTGGAATTCAAAAAGATCCAAAAGCCTATGTAGCAAAATTGACAGAGCGCGTTTATCCCGACGTAGTTCCTTATGAAGTGGGCACTAAAGCATCTTACACAGTAGATAAATTTAACGGAAGACCATTGCTTGATGATGCGATGAATGTATCTTTAGGACTTTTGGTGGGTTCCGAAACTGCTTTAGACGATCAGGTGAGTATAAAGCCCGAAAGATATCAACCAAACTTTCCGTTTACCATTCCAATTGATGATGATTATTTAAAAGCTTCACAAAAATCGGTTACGATAAATGTAGAAAATCAAATCGGAGCCAAAAAGAAAAATACTCAAAATACAAAAACTCCTCAAACTCCTATTAATAATTGGATATATTATATTGTAGGTGGTTTGTTTATCGTATTGCTTATCTATTTTTTTACAAGAAAAAAGAAATAA
- a CDS encoding heavy metal translocating P-type ATPase — MYQQYKVLGMTCSGCQKKISEKLNSLDHISAKVNLENSSVEITSDKEINLNDLNKALSEIGNYKLEDPNKPENTFVKPQDRVSPSSVYHCPMECEGDKVYFQQGKRCPDCNMYLVPIEEKLAKDPNHKPTYSSTNLPESFKDNIGNYYCPMFCEGDKTYDEKTDCPVCHMHLEEITEDLVENSGSHSHQHHNHQHHETPKVTDDMAGRYYCPMFCEGDKTYDSNVGCPVCGMDLVKYPEKGEEETDDTYLILKRKFIISLAFTIPVFILSMGGMLIDFPFSHNIQAIFELILTLPVLFYSGWFLMKRGWVSFKTWNLNMFSLIALGVAAAFIFSIIALAFPDLLPHEVRGHNHEIPLYFEAVCVIMTLVILGQLMEALAHKKTGNAIKELMNLSPDEANLMVNNEEKRVPLSEVKIGNILKVKPGEKIPVDGKIIEGNSVVDESMITGEPIPVEKNIDDQVTSGTINGNQVFLMKAEKVGDETLLSKIIKMVNDASRSRAPIQKLTDKVAKVFVPTVIVVAVITFILWQVFGPEGQKTLFAFINAVAVLIVACPCALGLATPMSLMVGIGKGAKNGILIKNAEALELMHKVNVLITDKTGTLTEGKPSLEHIETVNNSSEKEILKLAYSLNQNSEHPLSSAVIKKAKTDHISAEKVEKFENISGKGVKGIINGKTVYLGNENLLVSNGIQIPQDLKLKAKEIQSKAHTISFIAQENEALGFISFSDKIKESSKKAVQHLINEGIEVIMMTGDNENTAKAVADELGIKKYKASCLPEDKLNEVKKLQEQGKIVAMTGDGINDSPALAQSNVGIAMGTGTDVAIETAEITLLKGDILGIAKAKILSEKLLRNIKENLFFAFIYNVLGIPVAAGLLYPFFGILLSPMIAAAAMSLSSLSVILNSLRLNSVDLNITASHSD, encoded by the coding sequence ATGTACCAACAATATAAAGTTTTGGGGATGACCTGTTCGGGCTGCCAAAAAAAGATTTCAGAAAAACTGAATAGTTTAGACCATATTTCAGCAAAAGTAAATCTTGAAAACAGCTCTGTTGAAATCACTTCTGATAAAGAAATTAACCTGAATGATCTCAATAAAGCACTTTCAGAAATAGGAAATTACAAACTGGAAGATCCAAATAAGCCAGAAAATACTTTTGTAAAGCCTCAAGATCGTGTTTCTCCATCCTCAGTTTATCACTGCCCGATGGAATGCGAAGGTGATAAAGTATATTTTCAACAGGGAAAAAGATGTCCTGATTGCAATATGTATCTGGTTCCGATTGAGGAAAAATTAGCAAAAGATCCCAATCATAAACCGACCTATTCTTCAACTAATTTACCAGAAAGTTTCAAAGATAATATCGGAAATTATTATTGTCCGATGTTCTGTGAAGGTGATAAAACGTATGACGAAAAAACAGATTGCCCGGTTTGTCACATGCATCTCGAAGAAATTACAGAAGATTTGGTTGAAAATTCTGGCTCCCACTCCCATCAACACCACAATCATCAACATCACGAAACCCCAAAAGTTACGGATGATATGGCCGGAAGATATTATTGCCCGATGTTCTGCGAAGGCGATAAAACTTACGACAGTAATGTTGGCTGCCCTGTTTGCGGAATGGATCTGGTAAAATATCCCGAAAAAGGCGAAGAAGAAACTGATGATACCTATCTTATTTTAAAAAGAAAATTCATTATTTCTTTAGCTTTCACCATTCCTGTTTTTATTCTTTCAATGGGTGGAATGCTGATTGATTTTCCTTTCTCACATAATATACAGGCGATTTTTGAATTGATTTTGACACTTCCCGTATTATTTTATTCCGGATGGTTTTTGATGAAAAGAGGCTGGGTTTCATTTAAAACATGGAACCTGAATATGTTCAGTTTAATTGCTTTAGGTGTTGCTGCGGCATTTATTTTCAGCATCATTGCTTTAGCTTTTCCAGATCTGCTTCCACATGAAGTCCGTGGTCACAATCATGAAATTCCTTTATATTTTGAAGCGGTTTGCGTGATTATGACATTGGTTATTTTAGGTCAGCTGATGGAAGCTTTAGCTCACAAAAAAACAGGAAATGCCATCAAAGAACTGATGAATCTTTCACCTGATGAAGCCAATCTAATGGTTAATAATGAAGAAAAAAGAGTTCCGCTTTCGGAAGTGAAAATTGGAAATATACTGAAAGTAAAACCAGGCGAAAAAATTCCCGTTGACGGAAAAATAATCGAAGGGAATTCTGTAGTTGACGAAAGTATGATTACCGGGGAACCCATCCCTGTTGAGAAAAATATTGATGATCAGGTAACTTCAGGAACGATTAACGGAAATCAGGTTTTTCTGATGAAAGCCGAAAAAGTAGGCGATGAAACGTTGCTTTCGAAGATTATAAAAATGGTAAATGACGCAAGCAGAAGTCGTGCTCCAATCCAGAAGCTGACCGATAAAGTGGCTAAAGTTTTTGTCCCGACCGTTATTGTTGTTGCTGTCATTACTTTTATTTTATGGCAGGTTTTCGGCCCGGAAGGTCAGAAAACTTTATTTGCTTTTATCAATGCAGTTGCCGTTCTTATTGTCGCTTGTCCGTGTGCTTTAGGTTTGGCAACTCCAATGTCTCTGATGGTGGGAATTGGTAAAGGTGCCAAAAACGGAATCCTTATAAAAAATGCAGAAGCTCTTGAATTAATGCATAAAGTAAACGTTCTGATCACCGATAAAACAGGAACTTTAACCGAAGGTAAACCATCTTTAGAACATATCGAAACCGTTAATAATTCTTCTGAAAAGGAAATTTTAAAACTGGCTTATTCATTAAATCAAAATTCAGAACATCCTTTATCAAGTGCTGTGATCAAGAAAGCGAAAACTGATCATATTTCAGCCGAAAAAGTGGAAAAATTTGAAAATATTTCCGGTAAAGGCGTGAAAGGAATCATCAATGGTAAAACTGTTTATCTAGGAAACGAAAATCTTTTAGTTTCTAATGGAATACAAATTCCGCAAGATCTAAAATTAAAAGCGAAGGAAATTCAATCAAAGGCGCATACAATCTCTTTTATTGCTCAGGAAAATGAAGCTTTAGGGTTTATAAGTTTTAGCGATAAGATTAAAGAAAGCTCAAAAAAAGCTGTTCAGCATTTAATCAATGAAGGAATTGAAGTAATTATGATGACCGGTGATAATGAAAATACAGCAAAAGCTGTAGCAGATGAATTAGGAATTAAAAAATACAAGGCCAGCTGTCTTCCTGAAGATAAATTAAATGAAGTAAAAAAACTTCAGGAACAGGGAAAAATCGTTGCCATGACCGGAGACGGAATCAACGACTCCCCTGCTTTAGCGCAATCTAATGTCGGAATTGCCATGGGAACCGGAACCGATGTAGCTATAGAAACGGCAGAAATTACATTACTTAAAGGTGATATTTTAGGAATTGCCAAAGCAAAAATATTAAGCGAAAAACTATTGAGAAATATCAAAGAAAACTTGTTCTTTGCTTTTATTTATAATGTTTTGGGAATCCCTGTTGCAGCAGGATTGTTGTATCCATTTTTTGGAATTTTGTTATCACCAATGATTGCGGCAGCGGCAATGAGCCTTAGTTCTTTATCGGTAATTTTAAATTCGTTACGTCTTAATTCTGTGGATTTAAATATAACAGCTTCTCATTCTGATTAG
- a CDS encoding helix-turn-helix domain-containing protein: MKIFIKNMVCGRCIAAVSTIFEEFNIKITQIALGEVETEAEISKTDIQLIENRLKETGFERIKDATHQLVDKIKNLIIIKIGKLDIDENFLLSKFLSSELHKDYSSLSKTFSQNENITVEQFFILQKIEKVKELLLYNEFTLTEIAGKLGYKSVQHLSSQFRNSTGFTPTEFKKLKVHNRKSLDKV, encoded by the coding sequence ATGAAAATTTTCATAAAAAATATGGTTTGTGGAAGGTGTATTGCAGCTGTTTCAACCATTTTTGAAGAATTTAATATAAAAATCACTCAAATCGCTTTAGGTGAGGTAGAAACTGAGGCTGAAATTTCAAAAACAGACATTCAGCTCATTGAAAATCGTTTAAAAGAAACCGGTTTTGAAAGAATAAAAGATGCGACTCATCAATTGGTTGATAAAATTAAAAATCTTATCATTATTAAAATTGGAAAGCTTGATATTGATGAAAACTTTTTACTGTCAAAATTTTTAAGTTCTGAGCTTCACAAAGATTACAGTTCACTATCAAAAACCTTTTCACAAAATGAAAATATCACAGTTGAGCAGTTTTTTATTCTTCAGAAAATTGAAAAAGTAAAAGAGCTGCTTCTTTATAATGAATTTACCTTAACTGAAATTGCCGGAAAACTGGGCTACAAAAGTGTGCAGCACTTATCATCACAATTCAGAAATAGTACAGGCTTCACGCCTACCGAATTTAAAAAACTTAAAGTTCACAACAGAAAATCCTTGGATAAAGTGTAA
- a CDS encoding acyl-CoA thioesterase, with the protein MNYHTRKWVKPEDLNPNQSLFGGKLLQWIDEEAALYAVIQLENKKVVTKFISEINFVSSAKQGDIIEIGIEVLSFGSTSLTLKCDVRNKMTHQTIITVDKIVMVNLDENGNPAAHGKTKVEFVKDRLSNLL; encoded by the coding sequence ATGAATTACCATACCAGAAAATGGGTAAAACCGGAAGATCTTAATCCCAATCAATCACTATTCGGAGGAAAACTTTTGCAATGGATTGATGAGGAAGCTGCATTATACGCAGTCATTCAGCTAGAAAACAAAAAAGTAGTCACTAAGTTTATTTCAGAAATAAATTTTGTAAGCTCAGCAAAACAGGGCGACATTATCGAAATCGGAATCGAAGTTTTATCTTTTGGATCTACTTCTCTCACGCTGAAATGTGATGTGAGAAACAAAATGACCCATCAAACCATCATTACTGTTGATAAGATTGTAATGGTAAACCTTGATGAAAACGGAAATCCTGCAGCACACGGAAAAACAAAAGTAGAGTTTGTAAAAGACAGATTGAGCAATTTGCTATGA
- a CDS encoding RNA recognition motif domain-containing protein, whose product MNIFVSNINYATKEYELHDLFAEFGDVSSAKIVTDRETGRSRGFGFIEMGDEEGGQAIEALNQKEFNGKILNVSEAKPREEKPRRSFDNNRSGGGSYGNNRGGGNSGGGYGSNNNRGGNGGGGSRW is encoded by the coding sequence ATGAACATTTTTGTTTCAAACATCAATTACGCAACTAAAGAATATGAGTTGCACGATTTATTCGCAGAATTTGGCGATGTATCATCAGCTAAAATTGTAACAGACAGAGAAACTGGTCGTTCTAGAGGTTTCGGTTTTATCGAAATGGGGGACGAAGAAGGAGGTCAAGCTATTGAAGCTCTTAACCAGAAAGAATTTAACGGAAAAATTCTTAACGTATCTGAGGCTAAGCCAAGAGAAGAAAAACCAAGAAGAAGTTTTGATAATAACAGAAGCGGTGGTGGAAGTTATGGTAACAACCGTGGAGGAGGTAACTCTGGAGGTGGTTACGGAAGCAACAACAACCGTGGAGGTAACGGAGGCGGCGGAAGTCGTTGGTAA
- a CDS encoding BlaI/MecI/CopY family transcriptional regulator, producing MKINHLTSAEENLMKLFWKLQSFYLKEVMEHHPEPKPHQNTVSTYLKILVEKGYLSTEKEGRIFRYSVIVPLEDYKKFLLKELSLNFFNNSGKEILEFLFNENLISQNDLKTYFDLKIEMKPVKIKQPKLEYAEEILNPKKDKKGKDKKKKKKKNEN from the coding sequence ATGAAAATAAATCATCTTACCTCTGCTGAAGAAAATCTAATGAAGTTATTCTGGAAACTCCAAAGCTTTTATCTAAAGGAAGTTATGGAGCATCACCCGGAACCAAAACCTCATCAGAATACGGTCTCAACTTACCTGAAGATACTTGTTGAAAAAGGATATTTGTCTACCGAAAAAGAAGGCCGAATTTTCAGATACTCTGTAATTGTCCCCCTTGAAGATTATAAAAAGTTTTTGCTTAAAGAACTTTCACTTAATTTCTTTAACAATTCGGGAAAAGAAATTTTGGAATTCTTATTTAATGAAAATCTGATTTCACAAAATGATCTTAAAACTTATTTTGACCTTAAGATTGAAATGAAACCTGTAAAAATAAAGCAACCTAAATTGGAGTATGCTGAAGAAATCCTAAACCCTAAAAAAGACAAGAAAGGAAAGGATAAGAAAAAGAAGAAAAAGAAGAATGAAAATTAG
- a CDS encoding phosphatase PAP2 family protein yields the protein MQEKKTSLLHIISRIISDFFNPLVSLVIYFVYFSIQNYTFKEAFTHFLPILLITILPVIIWIVWNVKTGRYTNMDVSNRVQRKTLYIFIAVCIVSYLTFNYIKNGFIDFVMLFILILLFALQFSNLYIKSSMHTAFNVLVSALFFAFDVKIGFAWLGIAILVGITRIILKRHTVKEVFMGAGIAVLVSFIYLYCNNKYQRNDLPTEVIPVETTIK from the coding sequence ATGCAAGAAAAAAAGACCTCTTTATTACACATTATTTCAAGAATTATCTCAGACTTTTTCAATCCTTTAGTTTCTTTGGTTATTTATTTTGTGTATTTCAGCATTCAGAATTATACTTTTAAAGAGGCCTTCACACACTTTTTGCCCATTTTACTTATTACCATTCTTCCGGTAATTATCTGGATTGTCTGGAATGTAAAAACAGGGCGATACACGAATATGGATGTGTCAAACAGGGTTCAAAGAAAAACACTGTATATCTTCATCGCGGTGTGTATTGTTTCTTATTTAACATTCAACTATATTAAAAATGGATTCATCGACTTTGTGATGTTGTTTATTTTAATTCTCCTTTTCGCTTTACAATTCAGTAATTTATATATTAAAAGCTCGATGCATACAGCATTCAATGTTTTGGTCTCTGCCCTATTCTTTGCTTTTGATGTGAAAATCGGTTTTGCATGGCTTGGGATTGCTATTTTGGTGGGAATTACAAGAATTATTCTGAAAAGACATACCGTAAAAGAAGTATTTATGGGTGCAGGCATCGCGGTTTTGGTTTCTTTTATTTATCTTTATTGCAACAATAAGTATCAGCGCAATGATTTACCAACGGAAGTGATTCCGGTGGAAACTACAATTAAGTAA
- the pdhA gene encoding pyruvate dehydrogenase (acetyl-transferring) E1 component subunit alpha, which yields MKEFSKEIYLKWYEDMTMWRRFEDKCRSLYLKQKIRGFLHLYNGQEAIPAGFTHAMDLTKDSMITAYRCHIHPMAMGVDPKRIMAELCGKATGTSGGMGGSMHIFSKEHRFYGGHGIVGGQIPLGAGIAFADKFFDRKAVNICFFGDGAARQGSLHETFNMAMNWKLPVVFVVENNQYAMGTSVKRTANHEDIYKLGLGYEMPCLAVDAMDPEKVAEAAYEAIERARRGDGPTFIEARTYRFRGHSMSDAEPYRSKDEVAIHKKDDPIELIKERILANSWATEEELEAMDNKSRDFVEECIEFMENSPYPDAEKVYEYVYAQENYPFLDKLEN from the coding sequence ATGAAAGAATTTTCTAAAGAGATATACCTGAAGTGGTATGAAGATATGACAATGTGGAGAAGGTTTGAAGACAAATGCCGTTCTCTTTATCTAAAACAAAAAATCAGAGGTTTTTTACATTTGTACAACGGTCAGGAAGCTATTCCTGCAGGTTTTACGCATGCAATGGATTTAACCAAAGACAGTATGATCACTGCTTACAGATGTCACATTCATCCGATGGCAATGGGAGTAGACCCTAAGAGAATCATGGCAGAGCTTTGTGGTAAAGCTACAGGTACTTCAGGTGGTATGGGTGGATCTATGCACATTTTCAGTAAAGAACACAGATTTTATGGGGGACACGGTATTGTAGGAGGTCAGATTCCTTTGGGAGCAGGTATTGCTTTTGCAGATAAATTTTTTGACAGAAAAGCTGTAAACATTTGTTTCTTCGGAGACGGTGCTGCAAGACAAGGATCTCTTCACGAAACTTTCAACATGGCAATGAACTGGAAACTTCCTGTAGTATTTGTCGTTGAGAACAATCAGTATGCAATGGGAACTTCTGTAAAAAGAACAGCTAACCATGAAGATATCTATAAATTAGGTTTAGGATACGAAATGCCATGTCTTGCTGTAGATGCAATGGATCCTGAGAAAGTGGCTGAAGCTGCTTACGAGGCTATTGAAAGAGCAAGAAGAGGTGATGGGCCTACTTTTATTGAAGCTAGAACTTACCGTTTCAGAGGACACTCAATGTCTGATGCTGAACCATACAGATCTAAAGACGAAGTTGCTATTCATAAGAAAGACGACCCGATTGAATTGATCAAGGAGAGAATCTTAGCAAACAGCTGGGCAACCGAGGAAGAATTGGAAGCTATGGATAACAAATCTAGAGATTTCGTAGAAGAATGTATCGAGTTTATGGAAAACTCTCCGTATCCTGACGCAGAAAAAGTTTATGAGTATGTTTATGCTCAAGAAAACTACCCATTTTTAGATAAATTAGAAAATTAA
- a CDS encoding pyruvate dehydrogenase complex dihydrolipoamide acetyltransferase, giving the protein MAEVITMPRLSDTMTEGKVAKWHKKVGDKVKEGDILAEIETDKAVQDFESEIEGTLLYVGVEEGSGAAVDSILAIIGKEGEDISSLKGGSAPAAEGASEEKKSEEESKTENETTSVEQTSVEVPAGVEVITMPRLSDTMTEGKVAKWHKNVGDTVKEGDLLAEIETDKAVQDFESEFNGILLKQGVEEGGAAPVDTVLAIIGPEGTDVSNVGAAQPATKSADKPAEQKSEAKTEEKSVASTENSSSDRVAISPLAKKMAQEKGVDINSVQGSGENGRIVKKDIENYQPSQKAESAAPAQNTAAAQVALSFVQGEDTETPNSQVRNIIAKRLSESKFSAPHYYLMVEINMDKAIEARKEINSLPDTKISFNDMIIKATAVALRKHPQVNSSWAGDKVIHRGNINVGVAVAIPDGLVVPVLKNTDQMNYTQISAAVKDMAGRAKSKGLKANEMEGSTFSISNLGMFGIETFTSIINQPNAAILSVGAIIEKPIVKNGQIVVGNIMKLSLACDHRVVDGATGAQFLQTLKTYLESPLTLLL; this is encoded by the coding sequence ATGGCAGAAGTGATTACAATGCCACGTCTTTCCGATACAATGACGGAAGGAAAAGTGGCTAAATGGCATAAAAAAGTAGGAGATAAGGTAAAAGAAGGAGATATTTTAGCCGAAATCGAAACTGATAAAGCAGTACAGGATTTTGAATCTGAAATTGAAGGAACTCTTTTATACGTTGGTGTTGAAGAAGGTTCTGGTGCTGCAGTAGATTCTATATTGGCAATTATCGGTAAAGAAGGCGAAGATATTTCTTCTCTGAAAGGAGGAAGTGCTCCGGCAGCTGAAGGAGCTTCTGAAGAAAAAAAATCTGAAGAAGAATCTAAAACTGAAAACGAAACTACAAGCGTTGAGCAAACTTCGGTAGAAGTTCCTGCAGGAGTAGAAGTAATTACGATGCCAAGACTTTCTGATACAATGACAGAAGGTAAAGTAGCAAAATGGCATAAAAATGTAGGTGACACCGTAAAAGAAGGAGATCTTCTTGCTGAGATAGAAACCGATAAAGCTGTTCAGGATTTTGAATCTGAATTTAATGGTATTCTTCTAAAGCAAGGTGTTGAAGAAGGTGGTGCTGCTCCGGTTGATACCGTTTTAGCGATCATCGGACCTGAAGGAACTGATGTTTCTAATGTTGGTGCTGCACAGCCAGCTACAAAATCAGCAGATAAGCCAGCTGAACAAAAATCTGAAGCGAAAACAGAAGAGAAATCGGTTGCATCAACTGAAAACTCATCTTCAGACAGAGTTGCAATTTCTCCTTTAGCTAAAAAAATGGCTCAGGAAAAAGGTGTTGATATCAACAGCGTACAAGGTTCTGGAGAAAACGGTAGAATCGTTAAAAAAGATATTGAAAATTATCAGCCATCTCAAAAGGCAGAATCTGCTGCTCCGGCACAAAACACTGCAGCAGCTCAGGTTGCTTTAAGCTTTGTACAGGGAGAAGATACAGAAACGCCAAACTCTCAGGTAAGAAATATTATTGCAAAACGTCTTTCTGAAAGTAAATTCTCTGCGCCGCATTATTATCTGATGGTTGAAATCAACATGGATAAAGCGATTGAAGCAAGAAAAGAAATCAATTCTTTACCTGATACTAAAATTTCTTTCAATGATATGATCATTAAGGCGACAGCAGTTGCTTTAAGAAAACATCCGCAGGTAAATTCTAGCTGGGCAGGTGATAAGGTGATTCACAGAGGTAATATCAACGTTGGAGTAGCAGTTGCAATTCCTGACGGATTGGTAGTTCCGGTTCTGAAGAATACAGATCAGATGAATTATACTCAGATTTCTGCTGCTGTAAAAGATATGGCCGGAAGAGCAAAATCTAAAGGTCTTAAAGCAAATGAAATGGAAGGTTCTACTTTCTCGATCTCAAACTTGGGTATGTTCGGAATTGAAACTTTCACAAGTATCATTAACCAACCAAATGCTGCAATTCTTTCAGTAGGTGCAATTATCGAAAAACCAATCGTAAAGAACGGTCAGATCGTTGTCGGAAATATCATGAAGCTTTCGTTAGCATGTGATCACAGAGTTGTAGATGGAGCAACGGGAGCTCAATTCCTGCAGACACTTAAAACATATTTAGAAAGTCCTTTAACTTTGTTACTGTAA